ACTCCCACCCCCCTGGATCCCCTGCTCCGCGAGTGCCGCAAGGTCATCGTCGGCCAGCCTCTCCTCCTGAACCGTCTCCTGGTCGCCCTCCTCTGCCGCGGCCATGTCCTTCTGGAGGGCCTGCCCGGCCTGGCCAAGACCCGCACCATCAAGACCCTGGCCTCCTCCAGCCACATGGCCTTCCGCCGCATCCAGTTCACCCCGGACCTCCTGCCTTCGGATGTCATGGGGACCCTGGTCTTCGATCCCAAGGACATGAGCTTCTCGGCCCGGAAAGGTCCGGTCTTCTGCAACCTCCTCCTGGCCGACGAGATCAACCGCGCCCCCAGCAAGGTGCAGTCAGCCCTCCTCGAGGCCATGGAGGAGCGCCAGGTGACCCTTGGGGAGGAAAGCTTCCGCCTTCCCAACCCCTTCCTGGTGCTGGCCACCCAGAATCCCCTGGAGCAGGAGGGCACCTTCCCCCTGCCCGAGGCCCAGATGGACCGCTTCCTCTTCAAGCTCCGCATCGACTACCCCAGCCACCAGGAGGAGGTGGAGGTCCTGAGGCGGGCCAACGGCACCGAAGAGACCGTGATGCCGGTCATGGACGACCTCCAGATCCTGGAGGCCGGCCGCCGTGCCGACGCCGTCCGACTGGACGATGCCATCCGGGACTACATCGTCCGTATCGTCGCCGCCACCCGTCCGGGCCACGGCAAGCCCTGGAAGGGGCGGGAACTCCTGCGGGCGGGCGCCTCCCCCCGTGCCAGCCTCGCCCTCCAGTCCTCCTCCAAGGCCCTGGCCCTCCTGATGGGCCGGGACCGGGTGCTGCCTGAGGATGTGGTCTCCCTGGCCCCTGACATCCTCCGGCACCGCCTCCTCCTGACCTACGAGAGCGAAGCCGACGGCGTGAACAGCGACCAGGTCATCCGCCTCCTCCTGGAGTCCGTCCCCCGTCCGTAACAACTACTTCACGATCAATACTTGGGAACCAAGCCCCTTCCCGGGACACAATCGTTTGTGTTACATTGATTTTTCAGTTGAGAATGGGTAGCATTTAGCACCCTTACCCGAAAAGCATTCAGTCCACCATGGGGTAACCCCCAGGAGGCCATACAGCGTGTAGAGACTCGCTAGGTTCCTCACCCGAGGGAGGTTTCATGAATCTGTCGCCGATCGTTCTGGCCCTTGCCCTCCTGGGCACGACCGGAACCCTCCAGGCCGGAAAGATCCACCGGACTCCGAAGGCCCACAAGGCCTCCACCCGGAAAGCCGCGGGTCGTCAGACCGCAGCACGCAAGGCCGATGCCCGGAAGCTCCCGGTCGCCCAGGCCGTCCACCGGGTCAAGCGCGGCGAGACTGCCAGCCGCATCGCCCACGAGCATCACCTCGATCTCGAAACCCTGGCCGCGCTGAACCCCGGGGTCAACCTCGCCAAACTC
The sequence above is drawn from the uncultured Holophaga sp. genome and encodes:
- a CDS encoding MoxR family ATPase; this encodes MTQPTPTPLDPLLRECRKVIVGQPLLLNRLLVALLCRGHVLLEGLPGLAKTRTIKTLASSSHMAFRRIQFTPDLLPSDVMGTLVFDPKDMSFSARKGPVFCNLLLADEINRAPSKVQSALLEAMEERQVTLGEESFRLPNPFLVLATQNPLEQEGTFPLPEAQMDRFLFKLRIDYPSHQEEVEVLRRANGTEETVMPVMDDLQILEAGRRADAVRLDDAIRDYIVRIVAATRPGHGKPWKGRELLRAGASPRASLALQSSSKALALLMGRDRVLPEDVVSLAPDILRHRLLLTYESEADGVNSDQVIRLLLESVPRP